CTAATAGCAGATAGGAATCAGAAATAGGTCGGCGACGATAGCTAGGTCAAATAGTGTCAAGAGGAGGTTATGCTAGCTACGTACCTGGGAGGAGACAGAGGTTCCCCTTGCTGTGTAATTGGAAGGAGGAGGCGGAGGTCAGAGGCTCGTCGTCAGTGATGGGATGAATCCGATCGACGAAACAGAACACAACAGCGGGCACAGGAGCGGGCACAGCAGCGGCGATGAACACTTTGGCAGAATCGCGCGGTAGGAAATAGCGGGAGTAAGAAGAGGGGAGGGAGATACAGAGCAGCGAGCGTGAGAAGAGGGAGGGAGATACACGGACATTGGCATAATCGGGCGGTAGGAATTTAGGAAAATAGCGGGAGTGAGAAGAGGGAGGGAGATATAGCGGGAACGTGAAATTTTGGGTAATTTTGGGTGGTATTTGAGTGAGGGAaattaatataaagttttatttttattttatttttatttgagtgagggaaattaatttgggtggTCCGATCCATagatctctggaccgatcaggactcatcctgatcggtctggaaggagtctgatcggtctgtggaccgatcagcctatgggtggatcggtccacagaccgatcccccctctcgATTTGAGTCCCAGCGTCTTCTGATCCCTTCTtgctgatcgatctgtagaccgatcagatatcccacagaatgcttctgtgtggttactgatcggtccacaggccgatcagataacccacagaaactatctgtgtggtttctgatcggtccttagaccgatcagagacttcaagtatcactggatcgatcccccctctcgctttgagtcccagcATCTTCTGATCCCTTCTtgctgatcgatctgtagaccgatcagatatcccacaaaatgcttctgtgtggttactgatcggtccacagaccgatcagataacccacagaaactctctgtgtggtttctgatcggtccttagaccgatcagagacttcaagtatcactggatcggtctgtcgaccgatccagtcgcacagagtatcactggatcggtctgttgatcgATCCAATGTCCCTGAgctagttttagagcctcccagccctaaaccctaacgtcttcctggtccagagaacgagctaccaagccctctctgacctagtccggagaacgagctaccgagccctctccgacttcgtccagtccagagaacgagctaccgagccctctctgacctagtccggagaacgagctaccgagccctctccgacctcgtctggtccagagaacgagctaccgagccctctctgacctcgtccggtccagagaacgagctaccgagccctctctgacctagtccggtccagagaacgagctaccgagccctctctgacctagtccggtccagagaacgagctactgagccctctctgacctagtccagagaacgagctgccgagccctctccgacttcgcgtgccgagtatccgtacttggacttttcctctcctcatgatcaaccttgatcattaatcagactgagcttaattaatatctgatacaaacttaaatcagtgtcaacatcaaaacaacagccaggtcagactgtatcaacaatctccccctttttgttgtttgacaacacgatttaagtttagatcagaaatattTTGTTGTTTGGCACAAAGGTAACTCAACAGTAGCAACATTTTGTAAACATGCTTCTCAATTCCTGAATTGCAATTTCTCAAAAACCACattcagaaatcagaattcaAGTTCCAATTCCTGCATTCATCTTCCTAAAATGTCACTATTGAAATAAAACCCAGCAGAATACCTTCACTTCAATTTCAGAATTTTGATTTCCAGGTGATTATAGCTTAGTTCATGGAGAGTGGAGCTCAGCAAATAATCTCATTTAGCATTGAAATAACAGGACAATAATGTCTAGTTGCTGCTGATAAGTAACAATTCTTGGTGATTATAGCTTGTTCGTTTTTTACGTAACAATTCCTGTTGATAGAGCTTTAGAATTCTAAAGATAGTTTCATCATAATGAACGACAATACAAAATCAACTAAAGCTTTCATCATCTGTTTCATTGTTCACAACTGGAAGAACATCAACTATTGAGCCCTCTACATCAGTTCTAATTAATTCAACATCTACTCTATTTACATCACCTAAAATCGATTccatattagaaaaattattatGAATAAAATGCATCATATCCATATCATCTTCATTGCCCATGTTGTATGTATCTCTTGGTGTGTGACGAATGGCACAATACCAATCCTCCTCCTTTGGATCACGAACATAATAAACCATTTGAGCTTGCGTAGCCAAAATAAAAGGTTCATGTTGCTCACGTTCTCCTGTATGTATCAAGCGTGAAAAATTTAGCAttgaaaatccaaatggatcaattTTGAAACCTGTAGCAATGTTAACCCAATCGCATTGAAAAAGAACAATTCGTCCACGACCACCATAATCAAGTGAGATGATATCAGTTAGTCGACCATAATAGATTGACTCATGATCATCATTATCATGCATCGCCTGCACCATAACTCCGCTATTCTGCACATTTTTGTTTTTTTCAGATTCCACCGTGCGAAATGCAAACCCATTTATGTTGAACCCATGATAACTAAATGCTACTGGATTTGGACCACGCGAAAGCACCCTAAGATCTAAGTCATCGATTCGTTCATTTACTCGATCAACCTATAAGGTACACATATAATTTTTTACAGTAAAAAAATTAACaagtatatttattaaaaatttataatatcaAATAAATCACATATATTACTTACTCGTCTTGCAAACCATTCTGGAAATTGCATTCTAACCATGTCATCCAACTGAGAATTACTTGGGCGTTGGCCATATCTATGTCTTCTCTTCAGTTCATTTCTTATTTCACTGTTCAATATCAACATTAatatataattagaaaaaatgattgatcataaaataataaaacattatgcaaaaaaaataaaaaatagtaatacTTACTCAAGATATGGTTGCAACACTGCACAATTAGAGAGAATATATCTATGAGCTTGAGTCAGAGTTTTGTCATCCAAGGTAACTACTTGAAGCCCTTTTGTTGGTCGCCTTATATGTGGAAACATCGGTAGTGTGGGAAACTCATCATTTGGTGTCTCTTTATGTCGTGTTCCAGGATTGTTTAATGAGCTGTTACCATCTACATAACGAGAACAGAACACAACGCATTCATCTGCTAAATATGCCTCTGCAATGTTGGCCTCTGGTCGTGCtttatttctaacaaaatttttaagtttccCTAGATATCTTTCTATTGGGTACATCCATCGATAATGTACAGGCCCAGCAATTCTTGCTTCATACGCTAAATGTACCACCAAATGAACTATTATTGTGAAAAAAGATGGTGGAAATATTCTCTCTAATTGACATAAAACCAAAATAACTCCTTCTTCAGCCTTCTGTAATTCTTCTTCTTGTAGGGTCTTTGCACACACTGTTCTAAAATATTCACACAAAATAATAAGCGGAGCAGTTACCTTTTTTGACAACACGCGACGAAGAGCAATTGGAAGGAATTATTCCATCATAATATGACAATCATGGCTTTTCAAGCCCATAATCCTACAACGTCCAACATCCACACACTTTGAGATATCAGATGGCATACCATCAGGAACACGAATATCTTTTAATACAGAACAAAATATCTTTTTTTCATCTTTAGACATAGCGTAACATGCAGGTGGCAAATACTCTCTACCATCTGATTGTGCCCGAGGCCATAATTGTTTCATAATACCCAAATTCTTTAAATCTCTACGTGCTGCGTAATTATCTTTGCTCTTGTTGGCATCATCTAAAAGTGTTCCAACAATGTTGTcgcaaacatttttttcaatatgcatagGGTCCAAATTATGTCGGATCAAATTAAATTCCCAGTATGGAAGGCTAAAAAATATGCTTTGTTTTCTCCACATTTGTTCAATTGATCCTGTTTTTATTCTCACATTTGGTTTTGATGCATTACTCTTACCAAAAATTACattcttgtttaaggtcattcaTAGAACATCAGATCCCAACAATGGTGCCAAATCTAACTCACGTAGCTCTGGTTTGCCATAACTTGACATTGTTCACATTTCTGAATCTAGTGGTAGAAAACGACGATGCCCTCTGAATGACCACTTTTTGCCATGTTTTAGGTACACTGCATCTGTATTATCAGCACAAGTTGGGCATGCATTCTTGGCATATGTATTCCATCCAGACAAACAACCCAAACCAGGAAAATCACTAACTGTCCAAAGTAATGCAGCCCGCAGTTGaaacatttttttgtcacaagCATCAAATGTGGCAATTCCATTTTCCCATAAATCTTTCAATTCAGTCAATAGGGGGCGCAAATATACATCAATATCATTGCCAGGTGCTTTTGGACCTGGAATAAGGGTGGATAAAATAATAGAATAAGGCTTCATGCATTCCCAAGGCGGCAAATTGTAAGGCATCAGGACAATAGGCCAAGTACTATGTGAAGTGCTttgatttttaaatggattaaacCCATCAGCGGCGAGTCCCAAGCGTACGTTTCTAGGATCAGACGCAAATTCATAATGACGTTCATCAAATTCCTTCCATGCTCGAGAATCAGCTGGATGCCTTAGATTTCCATCTGAAACACGTTTTTTGAAATGCCACTGCATATTTTCAGACGTCTTAGATAACATGAATAACCGTTGCAATCTTGGTTTCAATGGAAAATACCAAAAGACTTTGGCTGGAATTTTAACCTCGAGACGTTTTTTTCCACCTTTATACGATCTCCTTGatgatttctgcaaatttttccatCTGGGAAGGTTACACACTTTGCAAGCCTGTTCATTCTCATTTTCTCCCCAATAAATCATGCAATCATTTGGACAAGCATGTATTTTTTCATAATGAAGTCCTAAACTAGAAATTAATTTCTTTGCTTCATAAAATGACTTAGGCACTTGAGCTTCAGATGGAAGTACTCGACGAAGGAAGTCCAACAATGCTGTAAATGACTTATCACTCCATTTTCCATTCACTTTCAGTTGAAATAACTCAACAAGGAATGACAGTTTAGAAAACTCTGTGCATCCGGTATATAGCTGTTGTTTCCCTTCCTCAATTAGTCGATAGAAATCTTTAACATTAGACTCCATCGGtgtatgacttgttgatgctCCAATGTAATTTTCATTACTTGTAGATCCTTCATGAATTCCAAATGCATCATGCAACATTTCTTGTACCATCGGTTCATGGCTAGTTACTTCAGAAACTTGTTGCACTGAATAATGAAGTTCTTTGTTATCATGATCTTGTACAATTAGTTTTTCTCCATGAAAATTCCAAATGCGATAATCTTGTAAGATACCATTTATCATCAGATGTTCGTGTACTGTCTCACGATCATGACTCAATGAATTTATGCATTTGCAACAAGGACATGGTCTCGTGACATCTGGAGCCGCATCAccaaatgcataaagtaaaaaatATAGGATTCCCACCCGATACTCAAGACTGCCACGTGGCGCAGCCATCCATTACTTCTGCATAATTTGATGCTGttcaataatttataaaagttaaaaCATTGAAGcaagatttatcaaaattaaagaaacttcgtagataaaatttcaaagaactcaataaacatatatatacaattcctaaatataaaaatGAAGCTTAGCATCATAGACACATTGTAAGCAAACTACAATAATAAAATTGAAAGATAATACGAATAACTTGCAGAAAAAGACAAATTAAATTAAGGGATTCATTGGAAAAATTTACAAATCTACCGGCCAACACAAATAAAAACATAATCGATTATAATTTTTATCACCATTAACATATAAAAACATTGTCAGCATACGAAAACTAAACCAAGAAATTACCTCGAGAAACAAAAATCAAAGACGATTTATGATGTTGATGTCGAAGGATGATGCTAGGGTGCAATTAATGTGATGTGTCGCTAGAATAGAGAGGATCGCTGGAACATAGATGGTCGATAGAAAAGAGAAGGTCGCTGAAACAAAGAGGGTCGCCGAAATAGAAAGGTTTGATGGAATTGTGAAAATAATATGAGATGCGAGCATGTTTTTTTATTAATCTCGTAGGTACCCTTTAGAAGCGGTCGTAAGTAACCTTTAGAAGCGGTTTCGAACCGCTCCTAAAAGAAACTTATAGGAACGGTTCTAATAACTGATTCTATATGTGTCAAATAGCAACGGTTTATCAACCGCTTCAAAAAAACTCAACTGAAGCGGTTTTAAGAGCGGTTAAACTTGACCGATTCTATTGGGTCTGCTTTTACAAGCGCTTTATCAACCGCTGCTAATATTGCGGTTCTAATGTCCAATTTTTTTGTAGTGTcagaaagaagaattatagtgaattGTCAAAGGTATGATCAAGGATCGTTGGtcttgttggtaccccaaggttattttgatgtgatcaaacaagttaggttaggtcctgttgtgtttaatcctatgtctaagtgtgcagaaacttacgAGCACAGGATGtctagcaaaagacgcagctagcaagaaggaccgCATGGGAGAGAGCTAACGGACTCGtcgcgtctgagggacgaggtgctgtggaagagtacgcgggcggacgagaaggaggcgcgcgacattttcgagggacgagaaacccggagcggaagcttgctcgagaaggggggaagttgggtttgggtgagccctattctggatggctgagatcacctaaGCAAAAAGAAttagagcggaagacccagactgagGTGAGCAAAACTGGAGCAGAAGGTCCGGACtcagtccgagcgctcggaacagGATTTTATCGAGATCACATTTGACCGTGATTTGTTGTgaaggagataaagttttatccccctccaaatGGCTGGAACCTTTCCAAGTGCCccaagcagggctatataagcagccctgctcccaTAAGCTAAATAGAATAAGAATTATTCAAGCAACACTTGTACATGCTTCTTTGTCTATTTTAGCTTCATCTTTATATGCTTCatcgctgtaaagaggcttctccgcctgaaggagaaattagcgtGACTTTactctttggattaacaacttccccggttgtaaccaagcaaAATTCTCTGTGTCTCTatctttttagtttattttttattttatctatgcaagtgttttattctaagttataagtctgagaaaggtatttgttttgtttaatttgtgcaggggctattcacccctccctctagccggccgctaagggtcctaacaggtcttggagtaagagtcgacctaagctctgaaccaagtaaccaaaacgAGTTCTTTATTTTCCGTTGCACTACTCTTGTTTCAACGCctcaaaagaaaaagtttttaacgtGCGATATTTGACCCCCACCTCCTCTATGCATCTTTCGATCCTTCAGTTGGGTTCTTCTTTTGGTttatccccaaatcctcatgggATATGAATCTCATGATTTTGGCATCAAGGCCATGTTAATATGGTAGATCCATACCATAAACATACATTTCATCGAACAAGAAATATACAAACTTAATAGATTAAATGAAAAGATGTTCACATATCAAAAGgattactccctacatcctagaataaaaaaaaactactttaTAACAAAGGGATTACAAATAAAAGACACTAATAAAAGCATTAATACAATCCAAAACAAAGAATAGAGATGACGAAATGATTAGGGAGAAGATTCCCAATGTCTTGGGTATCATTCCTTGCTCCGGAGGTAGACAAATCATCTTGATGGAAGAAGATGActtctctagggtttcccctAGAGGGGGAAACTCTCTCCAAGGAAGGGGATGAAGTCCCTCTGGTCCAAGATGTCAAACAAGGGTttgcttgacccttttatacctcctctcaAGCTGTCCAGATCTGTAGGTTTATATGGCTCCACCATAATAGattttttgacccttagaccctattTTCTTAGGTTGGACCCTAAATCAAAGTTATAGATCTTAAAATTATCTACATTTCTATAGGCGTCATGACCTGTAACTCTAACCAAG
This window of the Zingiber officinale cultivar Zhangliang chromosome 3B, Zo_v1.1, whole genome shotgun sequence genome carries:
- the LOC122055047 gene encoding uncharacterized protein LOC122055047, encoding MAAPRGSLEYRVGILYFLLYAFGDAAPDVTRPCPCCKCINSLSHDRETVHEHLMINGILQDYRIWNFHGEKLIVQDHDNKELHYSVQQVSEVTSHEPMVQEMLHDAFGIHEGSTSNENYIGASTSHTPMESNVKDFYRLIEEGKQQLYTGCTEFSKLSFLVELFQLKVNGKWSDKSFTALLDFLRRVLPSEAQVPKSFYEAKKLISSLGLHYEKIHACPNDCMIYWGENENEQACKVCNLPRWKNLQKSSRRSYKGGKKRLEVKIPAKVFWYFPLKPRLQRLFMLSKTSENMQWHFKKRVSDGNLRHPADSRAWKEFDERHYEFASDPRNVRLGLAADGFNPFKNQSTSHSTWPIVLMPYNLPPWECMKPYSIILSTLIPGPKAPGNDIDVYLRPLLTELKDLWENGIATFDACDKKMFQLRAALLWTVSDFPGLGCLSGWNTYAKNACPTCADNTDAVYLKHGKKWSFRGHRRFLPLDSEM